In Leishmania donovani BPK282A1 complete genome, chromosome 20, one genomic interval encodes:
- a CDS encoding developmentally regulated phosphoprotein-like protein: protein MRRLLPIKKLLGSTTGFRLASTKSSGTERLERLVEEVNGIKSKLKVLEESKAANGLVDLYASRKMKRLDIKRILSIFNDRAYHAPIFCHKALPIILAHFITGLDKLPSGLNAMPSILAVRATLLRSFQKLINCKIPATDDQVQHFRRVLEDIDEEHAERDLLQTMAFGILELKEYVSSHRRALVDLKKTSERWASIPMTEENVLTYAEIQDIQAPLDSVNRCMITYNFISRMFLNHDPDMTMGSNPRRIGMVDLEMNLEHVVRNAVDEAKQICTDHYGDCPDTEFEFTSDSKAFRFPYMSTTIRYIILELMKNAFRATVDSHMKRNDVGMVTCADMPPVRVLINLQEGTEHACICISDEGMGMTDEALAMAMAYSYTSVSKPALQLGDSGEGCASTAPSPLAGYGYGLPMSRVYAQSLGGDLFLQTMEGYGTRAYYYIKIADAQPLCDEETK from the coding sequence ATGCGGCGATTGCTTCCGATTAAGAAGTTACTCGGCTCCACGACCGGCTTCCGTTTGGCATCGACGAAAAGCTCGGGCACAGAGCGCCTAGAGAGgctcgtggaggaggtgaatGGCATAAAGTCGAAGCTGAAAGTTCTGGAAGAGAGCAAAGCTGCAAACGGATTGGTTGACCTTTACGCCTCTCGCAAAATGAAAAGGCTGGACATTAAGCGTATCCTGAGTATCTTCAACGATAGGGCGTACCACGCGCCAATATTCTGCCACAAGGCGCTTCCAATTATTTTGGCGCACTTCATTACCGGACTTGACAAACTTCCTTCTGGCCTCAACGCCATGCCGTCGATTTTGGCCGTTCGTGCAACGCTTCTCCGCTCGTTTCAGAAGCTCATCAACTGCAAAATCCCTGCCACCGACGACCAAGTGCAGCACTTTCGCAGAGTGTTGGAGGACATTGACGAGGAGCACGCAGAGCGCGACCTGCTGCAAACCATGGCATTTGGAATCCTGGAGCTGAAGGAGTACGTTTCATCTCATCGGCGAGCACTGGTGGATCTTAAGAAGACATCCGAGCGGTGGGCCAGCATCCCCATGACGGAGGAGAACGTGCTCACCTACGCAGAGATCCAAGACATCCAAGCCCCACTGGACTCTGTGAATCGTTGTATGATCACGTACAACTTCATCTCTCGCATGTTCCTCAACCACGACCCGGATATGACTATGGGCAGCAATCCCAGACGCATCGGGATGGTTGATCTTGAGATGAATCTTGAGCACGTAGTTCGCAACGCTGTTGACGAGGCGAAGCAGATTTGCACGGATCACTACGGCGACTGCCCAGACACCGAGTTTGAGTTCACCTCAGACTCCAAGGCTTTCCGATTCCCCTACATGAGCACAACTATCCGGTACATTATACTGGAACTGATGAAGAACGCGTTTCGTGCGACAGTGGACTCACACATGAAGCGCAACGACGTTGGGATGGTTACGTGCGCTGATATGCCGCCTGTTCGCGTTTTGATCAACCTACAAGAAGGGACGGAGCATGCGTGCATCTGTATCTCGGATGAAGGCATGGGCATGACGGACGAAGCACTTGCCATGGCAATGGCGTACTCATACACGTCAGTCAGCAAACCAGCTCTGCAGCTTGGTGACTCGGGCGAGGGGTGTGCATCcacggcgccatcgccgctggcTGGCTACGGGTACGGGCTTCCGATGTCGCGCGTGTACGCACAGTCGCTTGGTGGCGACCTTTTCTTGCAGACCATGGAGGGCTACGGTACGCGCGCCTACTATTATATCAAGATAGCGGATGCACAACCCTTATGCGACGAGGAAACCAAGTAG